A single window of Salvia splendens isolate huo1 chromosome 8, SspV2, whole genome shotgun sequence DNA harbors:
- the LOC121743634 gene encoding protein SODIUM POTASSIUM ROOT DEFECTIVE 2-like — translation MKSIEVFCASPASTAICSSTDHRTIIRHGMRSVHRLGETPRSRRSNAAPCSSHLPLEPSAKDDDVLRRKSSADVHDLASRRLLSNKPFLDFISDSQTAIIRSQPLVRDSNDKRLNLESFRSLSAGHHESPVFKPSAAGKLIDHLNAHRSSLTPSNRHQVVELRVSIHCKGCEGKLRKHISRLEGVTSFSIDLETKKVTVIGRVTPLGVLSSISKVKNAQFWPSPASLSSSSPPLPSPRVTTLMSPRVSLTR, via the exons ATGAAATCCATAGAAGTATTCTGCGCCTCCCCGGCTTCCACAGCAATATGCTCGAGCACGGACCACCGCACCATAATCCGGCACGGAATGAGATCGGTCCACCGCCTCGGAGAAACGCCGCGAAGCAGACGATCAAACGCCGCTCCCTGCTCCTCCCATCTCCCCTTGGAACCTTCCGCCAAAGACGACGACGTTTTGCGGCGAAAGAGCTCCGCCGACGTCCACGATTTAGCCTCCCGCCGCCTGCTCAGCAACAAGCCTTTCCTCGATTTCATCTCCGACTCTCAAACCGCCATCATTCGTAGCCAGCCCCTCGTCAGGGATAGCAACGATAAGCGCTTGAATCTGGAGTCTTTCCGGTCTCTCTCCGCCGGCCATCACGAATCGCCCGTGTTCAAGCCTTCCGCCGCCGGGAAACTCATCGATCATCTCAATGCTCACAGATCTTCCCTCACTCCGTCAAATCGCCATCAG GTTGTTGAGTTGAGGGTGTCGATTCATTGCAAGGGCTGTGAAGGAAAACTCAGAAAACATATCTCCAGACTGGAAG GAGTGACATCATTTAGCATAGATTTGGAGACGAAAAAAGTGACGGTAATTGGGAGGGTGACGCCTCTAGGTGTGCTGAGTAGCATTTCAAAGGTGAAGAATGCCCAATTTTGGCCATCTCCGGCGTCGTTGTCATCATCGTCGCCACCGTTGCCGTCACCGAGAGTCACTACTCTCATGTCTCCAAGAGTTAGTCTCACAAGATAG
- the LOC121745531 gene encoding 60S ribosomal protein L35-like, with product MARIKVHELREKNKVDLLAQLKDLKAELALLRVAKVTGGAPNKLSKIKVVRLSIAQVLTVISQKQKSALREAYKNKKYLPLDLRPKKTRAIRRRLTKHQASLKTEKQKKKEMYFPLRKYAIKV from the exons ATGG CGAGAATTAAGGTGCACGAGTTGAGGGAGAAGAACAAGGTGGATCTGCTGGCTCAGCTAAAGGATTTGAAGGCGGAGCTAGCCCTGCTACGGGTGGCGAAGGTGACTGGCGGTGCCCCCAACAAGCTCTCGAAGATCAAGGTTGTGAGGCTGTCGATTGCACAGGTACTCACCGTCATTTCGCAGAAGCAGAAATCCGCTCTCAGGGAAGCCTACAAGAACAAGAAGTATCTGCCGCTCGATCTCCGCCCTAAGAAGACTCGCGCCATCCGCCGCCGTTTAACCAAACACCAG GCATCGTTGAAGAcagaaaaacagaaaaagaaagagatgTATTTCCCCTTGAGAAAGTATGCCATTAAAGTTTAA